The following proteins are co-located in the Rippkaea orientalis PCC 8801 genome:
- a CDS encoding ATP-dependent Clp protease ATP-binding subunit, producing MFERFTEKAIKVIMLAQEEARRLGHNFVGTEQILLGLIGEGTGVAAKVLKSMGVNLKDARIEVEKIIGRGSGFVAVEIPFTPRAKRVLELSLEEARQLGHNYIGTEHLLLGLIREGEGVAARVLENLGVDLSKVRTQVIRQLGETAEVAAGGGTSGRTKTPTLDEFGSNLTNLAGEGKLDPVVGRQKEIERVIQILGRRTKNNPVLIGEPGVGKTAIAEGLAQRIANKDVPDILEDKRVVTLDIGLLVAGTKYRGEFEERLKKIMDEIRQAGNVILVIDEVHTLIGAGAAEGAIDAANILKPALARGELQCIGATTLDEYRKHIERDAALERRFQPVMVGEPTVDETIEILYGLRERYEQHHKLKILDEALEAAAKLSDRYISDRYLPDKAIDLIDEAGSRVRLINSQLPPAAKELDKELRGILKQKDDAVRAQDFDKAGELRDREMEIKAEIRAISSSKKAEGDNDEPFVDAEEIAHIVASWTGVPVNKLTETESEKLLHMEDTLHQRLIGQEDAVKAVSRAIRRARVGLKNPNRPIASFVFSGPTGVGKTELTKALAAYFFGSEDAMIRLDMSEYMERHTVSKLIGSPPGYVGYNEGGQLTEAVRRRPYTVVLFDEIEKAHPDVFNMLLQILEDGRLTDAKGRTVDFKNTLLIMTSNIGSKVIEKGGGGLGFEFEENQNEAQYNRIRSLVNEELKNYFRPEFLNRLDEIIVFRQLNKEEVKEISEILLKEVFKRLTEKHINLQVTDKFKERLVEEGYNPAYGARPLRRAIMRLLEDVLAEEILSGRVGEGDTAMVDIDEDGKVKVIPSERRENLLAKATD from the coding sequence ATGTTTGAACGCTTTACAGAAAAAGCTATTAAGGTCATAATGCTGGCTCAAGAAGAAGCTCGTCGTCTCGGCCATAACTTCGTCGGGACCGAACAAATTCTCCTTGGGCTCATTGGAGAAGGAACTGGAGTCGCAGCGAAAGTTCTCAAATCCATGGGTGTCAACCTAAAAGATGCCCGCATTGAGGTCGAAAAAATTATCGGTCGGGGTTCGGGATTTGTCGCCGTCGAAATTCCCTTTACCCCCAGAGCCAAACGAGTTCTCGAACTCTCCCTAGAAGAAGCTCGACAACTCGGCCACAACTACATCGGAACAGAACACCTCCTCCTGGGATTAATCCGCGAAGGGGAAGGAGTTGCCGCACGGGTTCTAGAAAACCTAGGGGTAGACTTATCCAAAGTCCGTACCCAAGTGATTCGACAACTGGGCGAAACCGCCGAAGTAGCCGCAGGAGGGGGAACCTCTGGGCGTACAAAAACCCCAACCCTCGACGAATTTGGCTCAAATCTAACCAATTTAGCCGGCGAAGGTAAACTCGATCCCGTCGTCGGACGACAAAAAGAGATCGAACGGGTGATCCAAATTTTGGGACGCAGAACCAAAAATAACCCCGTTTTAATCGGAGAACCTGGGGTCGGAAAAACCGCGATCGCTGAAGGACTCGCCCAACGCATCGCTAACAAAGATGTCCCCGATATCCTCGAAGATAAACGGGTCGTTACCCTCGATATTGGTTTACTCGTCGCTGGAACCAAGTATCGTGGGGAATTTGAAGAACGCCTCAAAAAAATCATGGACGAAATTCGTCAAGCCGGAAACGTGATTCTGGTCATTGACGAAGTTCACACCCTGATCGGTGCAGGGGCTGCTGAAGGGGCGATCGATGCTGCGAACATCCTCAAACCCGCCTTAGCACGGGGCGAATTACAATGTATTGGAGCAACCACCCTCGATGAATACCGCAAGCACATCGAACGGGATGCAGCCCTAGAACGGCGTTTCCAACCCGTCATGGTAGGCGAACCCACCGTTGACGAAACCATCGAAATTCTCTACGGGTTACGGGAACGCTACGAACAGCACCACAAGCTCAAAATCCTTGATGAAGCCCTAGAAGCCGCCGCCAAGCTCTCAGATCGTTATATTTCTGACCGCTATCTCCCCGATAAAGCCATTGACTTGATCGATGAAGCGGGATCACGGGTACGGCTGATCAATTCCCAATTGCCACCAGCGGCCAAGGAATTGGACAAAGAACTGCGGGGAATCTTGAAGCAAAAAGACGATGCAGTGCGAGCTCAGGACTTCGATAAAGCCGGGGAACTCCGCGATCGCGAAATGGAAATTAAGGCCGAAATTCGCGCTATTTCCTCTAGTAAGAAAGCCGAAGGGGACAACGATGAACCCTTTGTTGATGCGGAAGAAATCGCCCACATCGTCGCTTCTTGGACAGGGGTTCCCGTTAATAAACTGACGGAAACTGAATCCGAGAAGTTACTCCACATGGAGGATACCCTACACCAGCGTTTAATCGGTCAAGAAGACGCAGTTAAGGCGGTTTCACGGGCGATTCGTCGGGCTCGCGTTGGTCTGAAGAATCCTAACCGTCCTATCGCTAGTTTTGTCTTCTCTGGTCCGACTGGGGTGGGTAAAACTGAGTTAACGAAGGCGTTGGCGGCCTATTTCTTCGGGTCAGAAGATGCCATGATTCGTCTGGATATGTCCGAATACATGGAACGCCATACGGTATCTAAGTTAATTGGGTCGCCTCCTGGGTATGTGGGGTATAACGAAGGGGGTCAACTGACAGAAGCCGTTCGTCGTCGTCCCTATACGGTGGTGCTCTTTGATGAAATCGAAAAAGCACACCCCGATGTCTTCAATATGCTGCTGCAAATTTTAGAAGACGGTCGTCTCACCGATGCTAAGGGTCGGACAGTGGACTTTAAGAATACCCTGTTAATTATGACCTCTAATATTGGGTCAAAGGTGATTGAAAAAGGCGGCGGTGGCCTCGGGTTTGAGTTTGAAGAAAACCAAAACGAAGCTCAGTATAATCGTATTCGATCGCTGGTTAATGAGGAATTAAAGAACTATTTCCGTCCTGAATTTCTCAACCGTCTCGATGAGATTATTGTCTTCCGTCAATTGAACAAGGAAGAAGTCAAGGAAATCTCCGAAATTCTGCTCAAGGAAGTCTTTAAACGGTTAACTGAAAAGCATATTAACTTACAAGTAACCGATAAGTTTAAGGAACGTTTGGTAGAAGAAGGCTATAACCCTGCCTATGGAGCTCGACCTTTACGTCGTGCCATTATGCGCCTTCTCGAAGATGTCTTAGCGGAGGAAATTCTCTCAGGCCGTGTTGGTGAAGGAGATACCGCCATGGTAGACATTGATGAGGACGGTAAGGTTAAGGTGATTCCCTCTGAACGACGAGAAAATCTCTTGGCTAAAGCAACTGATTAA
- the rimI gene encoding ribosomal protein S18-alanine N-acetyltransferase: protein MKSLTLSSPQTEQLSQLVELDRLCLGGLWTKEGYQRELKSPNSSFWVLSADGGRSLLGCGCFWQIVEEAHITLLMIHPDYQGQGLGQLLLYGLLNNAVQRQLERATLEVRVSNQIALSLYEKFGFQVAGRRKGYYQKTGEDALILWRGDLHRPQFQQDLSRWWPLISDRLTQNHWQLHWVKG from the coding sequence GTGAAATCTCTAACCCTAAGTTCCCCCCAAACTGAACAGCTTAGCCAACTCGTTGAGCTAGATCGCCTGTGTTTAGGCGGTTTATGGACAAAAGAAGGTTATCAACGCGAACTCAAAAGTCCTAACAGCAGTTTTTGGGTTTTATCGGCTGATGGTGGGCGATCGCTTCTAGGGTGTGGCTGCTTTTGGCAAATTGTAGAAGAAGCTCACATCACCTTATTAATGATTCATCCCGACTATCAAGGACAAGGATTAGGACAATTACTCTTGTATGGATTACTAAACAACGCTGTACAACGTCAACTCGAACGCGCCACCCTAGAAGTCCGGGTATCTAACCAAATTGCCCTCTCGTTATATGAAAAATTTGGCTTTCAAGTGGCAGGACGACGCAAAGGCTACTATCAAAAAACCGGAGAAGATGCCCTAATTCTATGGCGAGGCGATTTACACCGTCCCCAATTTCAACAAGATTTGTCCCGTTGGTGGCCATTAATTAGCGATCGCCTCACTCAAAATCATTGGCAACTCCATTGGGTTAAGGGATGA
- a CDS encoding AAA-like domain-containing protein translates to MTMTMIQVKMEEKSQPRTPNRHRGVILTPEGLARLEQAKSEAEDSENWGNRFTLETLSERTKLTTDTIMKVFACKSGVDINTLKKCFAAFNLTLEDTDYYQPWLLARPTVKDDQQLGDEFPDGQVPLNSRFYINHPSIEIECYQTILKPGALIRLKAPRRRGKTSVMARILHHASNHDCYPVYLSLGSVDKAFLQNLDKFLQWFCARVGLEVKLPNRITDYWDDLFGSKISCKMYFEEYILENLHQPLVLGIDDVDLLFQYPELADDFFALLRLWHEEAKNKEIWQKLRLVVAHSSEVYIPLNLNKSPFNVGLPVELPLFTAEQVQKLARCYGLTWTLEQVMSLMELVEGHPYLVRLGLYQIWKGKVTLDELLTISVQSPENIYYDHLQRQFLYLQQQDSNLLESFTQVILSKDPVELDWLQVFKLESLGLIKLQGTQVTSSCPLYQQYFYQQLTR, encoded by the coding sequence ATGACAATGACAATGATACAGGTCAAAATGGAGGAAAAATCACAACCGAGAACACCTAATCGTCATCGGGGAGTCATTCTAACCCCTGAAGGCTTAGCACGACTTGAACAAGCCAAATCTGAAGCAGAAGACTCAGAAAATTGGGGTAATCGTTTTACCTTAGAAACCCTCAGTGAACGAACAAAATTAACCACTGATACGATTATGAAAGTCTTCGCTTGTAAGTCGGGAGTGGATATCAACACGCTCAAAAAATGCTTTGCAGCCTTTAATTTAACCCTAGAAGACACGGACTACTATCAACCTTGGTTATTGGCAAGACCCACCGTTAAAGATGACCAACAGTTAGGAGATGAGTTCCCTGACGGACAAGTTCCCCTCAATTCCCGATTTTACATTAACCACCCTTCGATTGAAATCGAGTGTTATCAAACTATCTTAAAGCCTGGAGCCTTAATTCGCTTAAAAGCTCCAAGACGTAGAGGAAAAACCTCTGTGATGGCTAGAATTTTGCATCATGCTAGTAATCATGATTGCTACCCCGTTTATCTGAGCTTAGGCTCAGTTGATAAAGCTTTTTTGCAGAATTTAGATAAATTTCTTCAGTGGTTTTGTGCGCGGGTAGGCTTGGAGGTCAAATTACCTAACCGCATCACTGATTATTGGGATGATTTGTTTGGCAGCAAAATTAGTTGCAAGATGTATTTTGAAGAATATATCCTAGAGAACCTCCATCAACCTTTAGTCCTAGGAATAGACGATGTAGATTTATTATTCCAATATCCTGAACTCGCGGATGATTTTTTTGCCTTATTACGACTCTGGCATGAAGAGGCTAAAAATAAAGAAATTTGGCAAAAATTGCGCTTAGTAGTCGCCCATTCTTCGGAAGTATACATTCCTCTCAATCTTAATAAATCTCCCTTTAATGTAGGATTACCCGTTGAATTACCCTTATTTACGGCTGAACAAGTGCAAAAATTAGCCAGGTGCTATGGTTTAACTTGGACTTTGGAGCAGGTAATGTCACTCATGGAACTGGTTGAGGGACATCCCTATTTAGTTCGCCTAGGACTTTATCAGATTTGGAAAGGAAAAGTCACCCTAGATGAACTCTTAACAATCTCTGTCCAATCTCCTGAAAATATTTATTATGACCATCTGCAACGACAATTTTTGTATTTACAACAGCAGGATTCTAATTTGTTAGAATCTTTCACACAAGTCATTTTATCAAAAGATCCCGTTGAATTAGATTGGTTGCAAGTATTTAAGCTAGAAAGTTTAGGACTGATTAAGTTACAAGGGACTCAAGTTACCTCTAGCTGTCCATTATATCAACAGTATTTTTATCAACAGTTGACTAGGTAA
- a CDS encoding sensor histidine kinase produces the protein MFQGLRGRLLLAYLIVMEAILILFSLGIYGLFSRSLSRQLDNKILTLAEIVAPTLSRVDRQGKRYLQYSADIPWQNVFNAKEQGIEWFDTQKRLLAHQGITFSRLPPEPGFLTIRQQSPTLPPIRTVTLFVSIDRSTFNQRSLQGYIRISQSLTETEKEQSELLWNLGITIIATLGLVTLGGFWLTQKAVEPLEESVEQLKQFTADASHELRGPLTAIKASIEVMQNHPERIHPKDVRKLGAIASATNQMAHLVQDLLFLARTEGAKMPSEADNLELSLNHLLEDLIEWLEPLAQEKEITLEYQELAKVAVMGDSGQLARLFSNLIQNALQYTSEKGYVIVRLSQHHRQARVTVEDTGIGIAPEDLPLVFNRFWRADKARSRREGGTGLGLAISQAIAQQHRGKITVSSELGVGTCFEVCLPINETKTLK, from the coding sequence ATGTTTCAAGGTCTACGCGGTCGTCTGCTATTAGCTTATTTAATCGTAATGGAGGCTATTTTAATCCTCTTCAGTCTGGGAATTTACGGTTTATTTAGCCGCAGTTTGTCTCGTCAACTAGACAATAAGATTCTGACCTTAGCAGAAATTGTTGCCCCCACCTTAAGTCGAGTAGATCGTCAAGGAAAACGATATTTACAATATAGTGCTGATATTCCTTGGCAAAATGTATTTAATGCCAAAGAGCAGGGTATTGAATGGTTTGATACCCAAAAACGTCTATTAGCCCATCAAGGGATAACTTTTTCTCGTTTACCCCCTGAACCGGGATTTTTGACAATACGACAGCAATCCCCGACACTTCCACCTATTCGGACAGTGACACTCTTTGTGTCGATTGATCGCTCAACTTTTAATCAGCGATCGCTACAGGGTTACATCCGCATTAGTCAATCTTTGACAGAAACCGAAAAAGAACAAAGTGAACTCCTATGGAACTTGGGGATTACAATTATAGCGACGTTAGGGTTAGTCACCCTTGGCGGTTTTTGGTTGACTCAAAAAGCCGTAGAACCCCTAGAAGAGAGTGTGGAGCAATTAAAACAGTTTACGGCCGATGCGTCCCACGAATTGCGAGGCCCTTTAACGGCGATTAAAGCTTCGATTGAGGTAATGCAGAACCATCCTGAACGGATTCATCCGAAAGATGTCAGAAAATTGGGGGCGATCGCCAGTGCCACTAATCAAATGGCTCATTTAGTGCAGGATTTGCTGTTTTTAGCGCGGACTGAAGGGGCAAAAATGCCCTCTGAGGCTGATAACCTTGAGCTTTCTTTAAATCATTTGTTAGAGGATTTGATTGAGTGGTTGGAACCTTTGGCACAGGAGAAAGAGATTACCTTGGAGTATCAAGAGTTAGCTAAGGTTGCGGTGATGGGGGACAGTGGACAACTCGCTCGTTTATTCTCTAATTTAATTCAAAATGCCCTGCAATATACCTCTGAGAAAGGGTATGTCATTGTTCGTCTGTCTCAACATCACCGTCAGGCTCGCGTCACTGTTGAAGATACGGGTATTGGTATTGCACCAGAAGACCTCCCTTTGGTGTTTAATCGCTTCTGGAGGGCTGATAAAGCCCGTTCTCGCCGTGAGGGGGGTACAGGGTTAGGGTTGGCTATTTCTCAGGCGATCGCTCAACAACATCGGGGTAAAATTACTGTTAGCAGTGAATTAGGAGTCGGCACTTGTTTTGAGGTTTGTTTACCTATTAATGAGACTAAAACTTTAAAGTAA
- a CDS encoding response regulator transcription factor, translating to MKILLVEDDENIALPVVEDLSDRHYIVEVAQDGEMAFELLDVYEYDLILLDIMLPKIDGISLCRRLRSQGCQTPILMLTARDTVSDRVAGLDAGADDYLVKPFALQELSARIRALMRRGDSSLPPVLTWGNLSLNPNTCEVFYQEQPLSLSPKEYKLLEFFLRHPHRVFNRTQILDHLWPLEQLPEEATVKAHISSLRQKIKAVGGVPDLIETVYGLGYRLKEQP from the coding sequence ATGAAAATCTTATTAGTGGAGGATGACGAAAATATTGCGCTACCCGTAGTGGAAGATCTCAGCGATCGCCATTATATTGTCGAAGTTGCCCAGGATGGCGAAATGGCCTTTGAACTGCTCGATGTTTATGAGTATGACTTAATCTTGCTCGATATTATGCTACCGAAGATAGACGGCATTTCCCTCTGTCGGCGATTACGATCACAAGGTTGTCAGACTCCTATTTTGATGCTAACGGCCAGGGATACGGTCAGCGATCGCGTCGCGGGACTCGATGCGGGAGCGGACGATTATTTGGTTAAACCCTTTGCTTTGCAAGAATTATCAGCCCGAATCCGCGCCTTAATGCGTCGAGGAGACTCCAGCTTACCTCCGGTGTTAACTTGGGGGAATTTATCCCTTAATCCGAACACTTGCGAAGTCTTCTACCAAGAACAGCCCTTAAGTCTCAGTCCGAAAGAGTATAAGCTGCTGGAATTTTTCCTGCGTCATCCCCATCGGGTGTTTAATCGGACGCAAATTCTCGATCATCTGTGGCCTTTAGAACAATTACCCGAAGAAGCAACTGTCAAAGCCCATATCAGCAGTTTACGCCAAAAAATCAAAGCCGTTGGTGGTGTTCCTGATCTGATTGAGACGGTTTATGGCTTAGGGTACCGTCTTAAAGAGCAACCCTGA